A stretch of Fulvia fulva chromosome 4, complete sequence DNA encodes these proteins:
- a CDS encoding Na(+)/H(+) antiporter 1, whose translation MVWSQIEATPPHVSYLLLSTFLISYVLFTKFLRNRLHLSEPPIALVVGIILGPQVLGWITPNFSKGNYGNHEPGEHGWGWGDNVIQEVTRVIVGIQVFAVGVELPKYYASRHWRSVAMMLGPVMAVGWVTCALLVWLIFKTDVPTAMVVAACLTPTDPVLAASILSNSQFSVRVPKRLKDMLSAETGVNDGISFPFLYLGLYLLTQPTGDMALRDWFLITILWQCVFGTFIGLCIGTFFNWTLRFSEARDYIDRAGFVVFYLLLALFSVGVGSTLGSDDFLVAFGAGYGFARDGWFAKKTKQTALPQIIDLLLNNAMFVYFGTILPWKAFKPTEMTPWITPGRLVGFSVLVLLLRRIPVMLAVYRWTPDIKTVWEALFCGHFGPMGLGALFLAIEARAVLENGTSEPDARPPVYAPPFTNREKAIETVWPVISFVVFGSTLVHGFSVLVLSIASHFRRDKKDRAPLMAAETDPLDGMEHGIGDGESAEEETEEEDEGVGHL comes from the exons ATGGTCTGGAGCCAGATCGAGGCAACACCGCCTCATGTATCCTATCTGCTACTGTCGACCTTCTTGATCAGCTACGTGCTTTTCACAAAGTTCTTGCGAAATCGTCTTCACCTTTCGGAGCCGCCAATCGCACTTGTCGTCGGCATTATACTTGGACCACAGGTGCTTGGCTGGATCACTCCCAACTTCTCGAAAGGCAATTATGGCAATCATGAACCAGGAGAACATGGCTGGGGATGG GGAGACAACGTTATTCAAGAAGTCACCCGTGTCATCGTAGGCATTCAAGTCTTCGCAGTCGGCGTGGAGCTACCCAAGTATTATGCATCCAGACATTGGCGCTCTGTTGCCATGATGCTGGGACCAGTAATGGCCGTCGGTTGGGTCACCTGCGCGTTATTGGTCTGGCTCATCTTCAAGACCGACGTCCCAACCGCGATGGTAGTCGCTGCATGCTTAACACCTACCGATCCAGTATTGGCAGCCAGCATTCTCTCCAACAGTCAATTCAGCGTTCGTGTGCCAAAGCGTCTCAAGGACATGCTCAGCGCCGAAACAGGAGTCAACGATGGCATCAGCTTCCCATTTCTCTACCTCGGACTGTACCTACTTACCCAGCCAACTGGCGACATGGCTCTCAGAGATTGGTTCCTCATCACGATCTTATGGCAATGCGTCTTCGGAACATTCATCGGATTGTGCATAGGTACATTCTTCAACTGGACGTTACGCTTCAGCGAGGCACGAGACTACATCGATCGTGCTGGGTTCGTGGTGTTCTACCTTCTACTTGCCTTGTTTAGCGTTGGAGTCGGCTCCACGTTGGGATCGGACGACTTTCTGGTGGCTTTCGGGGCTGGTTATGGTTTTGCTCGAGATGGCTGGTTTGCGAAGAAGACCAAGCAGACCGCACTGCCACAGATCATTGACCTACTGCTCAACAACGCCATGTTCGTGTACTTCGGTACCATTCTGCCCTGGAAAGCTTTCAAGCCTACGGAAATGACACCATGGATCACACCTGGCCGGTTGGTCGGTTTCTCGGTGCTGGTACTGCTACTTAGGCGTATACCTGTCATGCTCGCCGTTTACCGCTGGACTCCTGACATCAAGACTGTTTGGGAGGCACTCTTCTGCGGTCATTTCG GACCTATGGGCCTTGGGGCATTGTTCTTAGCCATCGAAGCCCGCGCAGTGCTTGAGAACGGCACCAGCGAGCCAGATGCTCGCCCTCCCGTTTATGCACCACCTTTCACCAACCGGGAGAAGGCAATCGAGACTGTCTGGCCTGTCATCTCGTTCGTCGTCTTCGGCAGTACTCTGGTGCATGGGTTCAGCGTTCTCGTATTGAGTATTGCTTCTCACTTCCGGCGAGACAAGAAGGATCGAGCTCCACTCATGGCTGCAGAAACCGATCCACTTGATGGCATGGAACATGGCATAGGTGATGGGGAGAGCGCGGAAGAAGAGACTGAAGAAGAGGACGAAGGCGTGGGTCACCTTTAG